A window of the Dyadobacter pollutisoli genome harbors these coding sequences:
- a CDS encoding sensor histidine kinase: MSRRTIQSLTVFSALLIIGVVITQIYWVKQALDLRHRQFNQNAHVALQDVAGKLASVNGVMQTSNPVEQLSPEYFLVNTNSTTQPDLLEHFIKDSFQKHNLITDFEVGIYDCTTNRMRYGMSLSTKNNAKIPTKTTNWIKTDKYPYYFGVRFPEQETYFAGSINGAIWSSILVLVAVSFFAYALFVILRQKQLSEVQRDFVNNMTHELQTPISTIRIAADVLNSDNIVTQPARHKRYLQIVQDEILRLQGQVEMVLSMAKAERNALTLEKEMLNAEEMIRSILMPFEDKIQFECHAENNVIYADPFHFRCMINNLIDNALKYSDDVPDVAIKTYSKGKYLVIAVRDQGIGIAPEYQKKIFNQFFRIPYGDVHNVKGFGIGLSYVKQIVRAHHWKLDLESTLGKGSTFKITIPQNK, translated from the coding sequence ATGTCGAGACGTACCATCCAATCACTCACTGTTTTTTCGGCCCTGCTCATCATCGGGGTTGTGATCACGCAGATCTACTGGGTGAAACAAGCTTTGGACCTGCGGCACCGTCAGTTTAACCAAAACGCCCACGTAGCATTACAGGACGTTGCCGGAAAGCTGGCGTCCGTGAATGGGGTCATGCAAACTTCCAATCCGGTGGAACAATTGTCGCCTGAGTATTTTCTGGTGAATACCAATTCCACCACTCAGCCGGACCTGCTCGAACATTTTATCAAAGACAGCTTTCAAAAGCACAACCTGATCACTGATTTTGAGGTCGGGATATATGACTGTACTACCAACAGAATGCGGTATGGCATGTCGCTTAGCACGAAGAACAATGCTAAAATCCCTACCAAAACGACCAATTGGATCAAAACCGACAAGTATCCGTACTATTTCGGGGTAAGGTTTCCGGAGCAGGAGACCTATTTTGCCGGTAGTATCAATGGGGCCATCTGGTCGTCGATACTGGTCCTGGTTGCCGTTTCATTTTTTGCTTATGCCCTGTTTGTCATTTTGCGGCAGAAGCAACTTTCAGAAGTGCAGCGGGATTTTGTAAATAACATGACCCACGAACTGCAAACGCCTATTTCGACGATCCGTATCGCAGCAGATGTACTCAATTCCGACAACATTGTAACCCAGCCAGCACGCCACAAACGATACTTACAGATTGTGCAGGATGAGATTTTGAGGTTACAGGGGCAGGTTGAAATGGTACTCTCCATGGCAAAGGCGGAGCGCAATGCACTGACATTGGAGAAGGAAATGCTCAATGCTGAGGAAATGATCAGGTCTATATTGATGCCTTTTGAAGACAAAATTCAATTTGAATGCCACGCGGAAAACAATGTGATCTATGCAGATCCGTTCCATTTCCGGTGTATGATCAATAATCTGATAGACAATGCATTAAAATACTCCGACGACGTGCCCGACGTGGCCATTAAAACATATAGTAAAGGCAAGTATCTGGTGATAGCCGTCCGTGACCAGGGAATTGGCATTGCGCCGGAGTACCAGAAGAAAATTTTCAACCAGTTTTTCCGGATTCCATATGGCGACGTACATAATGTGAAAGGGTTCGGGATCGGG